From Deltaproteobacteria bacterium, a single genomic window includes:
- a CDS encoding molybdopterin oxidoreductase codes for MIPKPQSFELSAKLKALFALLVVVGAVAFITGLKIDADRAWSNYLLNYFYWLCLGLAGVFFAALQHITASYWSVTVRRVGEAFIAYLPVAAVLFIVLLFGSHHLYEWTHPHIMEEDPLLGLKKAYLNVPFFVIRAVLLFAVALGLGGWMVKNSVQQDKNGEARLTLLNTKISAPFLLLFAIAFTLVAVDLMMSLAPHWFSTIFGVYCWAGLFYSGLAMIAIWTIALRKKGILAPFVTDDHLHDLGKLMFAFLVFWGYIAFSQYMLIWYANLPEETPYMIARTQGAWKPVSVALMLVKFVIPFFLLVSRPAKRKENWLMFIAFWFLGAQWLDIYWMVFPAHFDKPVFGFMEIGMFLGFAGIFFLSVGGFLRKVNVVPVQDPWLEQCLHHHQ; via the coding sequence ATGATTCCAAAGCCACAATCGTTTGAACTGTCTGCAAAACTCAAGGCCCTGTTCGCCCTCCTCGTTGTCGTCGGCGCCGTCGCCTTCATCACCGGCCTCAAAATCGACGCCGACCGGGCCTGGTCCAATTACCTTCTCAACTATTTTTACTGGCTCTGCCTCGGACTGGCCGGGGTCTTCTTTGCCGCTCTTCAGCATATCACCGCCTCGTACTGGAGCGTGACGGTGCGTCGGGTGGGTGAGGCGTTCATTGCGTATCTCCCCGTGGCGGCTGTTTTGTTTATTGTCCTCCTCTTCGGCAGTCACCACCTCTACGAATGGACCCATCCCCATATTATGGAAGAAGATCCTCTCCTGGGCCTCAAGAAGGCCTACCTCAATGTCCCGTTTTTCGTCATCCGCGCGGTCTTGCTTTTTGCCGTCGCCTTGGGGCTTGGAGGCTGGATGGTCAAAAACTCCGTTCAACAGGACAAAAATGGCGAGGCCCGCCTCACGCTGTTAAACACAAAAATTTCCGCGCCTTTTCTTCTTTTGTTTGCCATTGCCTTTACCCTTGTTGCCGTCGATTTGATGATGTCGCTTGCCCCCCACTGGTTTTCCACCATCTTCGGCGTCTACTGCTGGGCCGGTCTTTTCTACAGCGGGCTGGCAATGATCGCGATCTGGACCATCGCTTTAAGGAAAAAAGGGATCCTCGCCCCCTTTGTGACCGACGACCACCTTCACGATCTGGGCAAACTGATGTTTGCCTTTCTGGTTTTTTGGGGTTACATCGCCTTTTCCCAGTACATGCTTATCTGGTATGCCAACCTGCCGGAAGAAACCCCCTACATGATCGCCCGGACTCAAGGGGCCTGGAAGCCGGTGTCGGTGGCGTTGATGCTGGTTAAATTTGTCATTCCGTTTTTCCTGCTGGTTTCCCGTCCGGCCAAACGAAAAGAAAATTGGCTGATGTTTATTGCCTTTTGGTTTTTGGGGGCCCAGTGGCTGGACATCTACTGGATGGTCTTTCCAGCCCATTTCGACAAGCCGGTGTTCGGGTTCATGGAAATCGGGATGTTTCTGGGGTTTGCCGGAATCTTTTTCTTGAGTGTCGGCGGTTTCCTGCGCAAGGTCAACGTGGTTCCCGTGCAGGATCCCTGGCTTGAACAGTGCTTGCATCATCATCAATAA
- the coxB gene encoding cytochrome c oxidase subunit II — MVDFFKIFQLPQASTMAPKVDALYDFIHWVSVVSFVIIVGGMVYFIWKFRRRREGEPTPYITGHTPTELSVAGVLFIIVMVIFYWGWKDYSKIIQSSPNALEINVMARQWLWEFEYTNGRKIVNELVVPKGTPVRLIMGSADVLHSFYVPNFRLKQDVVPGAYTKLDFTATSVGEQQVFCAEYCGTAHSKMLAKLKVMEPKDYQRWQTTWEVEQSLGIQPAGAAETTAGQAPETVVENPVERGKKLFAEKGCTACHSVSGQVLVGPSLKEVFGHEVELADGSKVMADENYIRESLMEPQLKLVKGFPPVMPTYKGTLKDDEINALVTYIKSLRN; from the coding sequence ATGGTTGACTTCTTCAAAATCTTCCAGCTTCCCCAGGCCTCCACGATGGCCCCCAAGGTTGACGCCCTCTACGACTTCATCCACTGGGTAAGCGTTGTCAGCTTTGTCATTATTGTCGGCGGCATGGTTTACTTCATCTGGAAATTCCGGCGGCGCCGCGAAGGCGAGCCGACTCCCTACATCACCGGGCATACCCCCACCGAACTGTCGGTTGCGGGCGTTCTGTTCATCATCGTCATGGTGATTTTCTACTGGGGGTGGAAGGATTATTCCAAAATTATTCAATCGTCCCCTAATGCCCTCGAAATCAACGTCATGGCCAGGCAGTGGCTGTGGGAATTCGAGTACACCAACGGCAGAAAGATCGTCAATGAGCTGGTTGTTCCCAAGGGGACGCCGGTGCGTCTGATTATGGGCTCGGCGGATGTTCTGCACAGTTTTTACGTCCCGAATTTCCGGCTCAAGCAGGATGTGGTCCCCGGCGCCTACACGAAGCTTGATTTTACCGCCACCAGCGTGGGGGAACAGCAGGTTTTCTGCGCCGAATATTGTGGAACCGCCCACTCCAAAATGCTGGCCAAACTGAAGGTGATGGAACCCAAAGACTATCAGCGCTGGCAGACCACCTGGGAGGTGGAACAGAGTCTGGGCATTCAGCCTGCGGGGGCCGCCGAAACGACGGCAGGACAAGCTCCCGAAACCGTGGTGGAAAATCCGGTGGAACGGGGCAAAAAACTCTTTGCCGAAAAGGGATGCACCGCGTGTCATTCGGTGTCGGGACAGGTTCTGGTCGGCCCCTCACTTAAAGAAGTCTTCGGTCACGAAGTCGAACTGGCCGACGGATCGAAAGTGATGGCCGATGAAAACTACATCCGTGAATCGTTGATGGAGCCCCAGCTCAAACTAGTGAAAGGCTTCCCGCCGGTCATGCCGACGTACAAGGGAACTTTGAAGGATGATGAGATCAACGCGCTCGTCACGTACATCAAATCGCTTAGGAATTAA
- a CDS encoding SCO family protein gives MKLHHLFFALFFVLVSISAFAAESLPVELEGVGITEHPGKSISLDVPFTDEEGNELPLSTYFDGKRPVILIFAYYECPNLCGLLLNGFSQTLSQMLWTVGDKFQVVTLSIDPKETSDLAGAKKKAYLEKYGRPQAANGWHFLTGQEENIRKIADQAGFGFKYDADQKQFAHGAGIFVLTPDGKISRTLYGIEFNPRDVKLALLEAANGKIGNVVDKLLLFCYHYDPKGRKYALFATSLMKAGGGVTVLALGLFVANLVRKKNVKGQISNAK, from the coding sequence ATGAAGTTGCATCATCTATTTTTTGCCCTGTTCTTTGTCCTGGTCTCCATAAGCGCCTTCGCGGCGGAGTCACTCCCCGTGGAGTTGGAGGGCGTGGGGATTACGGAACATCCTGGCAAATCAATTTCCCTGGATGTCCCGTTCACGGATGAAGAAGGCAATGAGCTCCCGCTCTCCACCTATTTCGACGGCAAACGGCCGGTCATCCTGATTTTCGCCTATTATGAATGTCCGAATCTTTGCGGCCTCCTGTTGAACGGTTTTTCACAGACGTTGAGCCAAATGCTCTGGACGGTGGGAGACAAATTTCAGGTGGTAACCCTAAGCATCGATCCCAAGGAGACGTCCGATCTGGCCGGGGCGAAAAAGAAGGCCTATCTCGAGAAATATGGACGCCCGCAGGCGGCGAACGGCTGGCATTTTCTCACGGGGCAGGAGGAGAACATAAGGAAAATCGCCGATCAGGCCGGCTTCGGGTTCAAATACGACGCCGACCAGAAGCAGTTTGCGCACGGGGCGGGGATTTTTGTCTTGACCCCCGACGGAAAAATTTCGCGGACGCTCTACGGGATTGAATTCAATCCGCGCGATGTGAAGCTGGCCCTACTCGAGGCGGCCAACGGAAAAATTGGAAATGTGGTTGATAAGCTTTTGCTCTTTTGCTACCACTACGACCCCAAAGGCCGCAAATACGCGCTGTTTGCGACAAGTCTGATGAAGGCGGGCGGCGGAGTGACGGTGCTTGCACTCGGCCTGTTTGTTGCAAATCTGGTGCGAAAAAAAAATGTCAAAGGCCAAATTTCAAATGCCAAATGA
- the nrfD gene encoding polysulfide reductase NrfD: protein MEIKDGKIVKEPLVAPDLTLADVNKDVCNPLETFPTKKWYVCLVLSLSALLVGGVMVWGLIGKGIGVTGLNQPVGWGAFDITNFVFWIGIGHAGTLISAILYLFRQKWRTAINRSAEAMTIFAVMTAGLFPLLHVGRQWYAFWLLPYPNQRELWVNFRSPLLWDVFAVSTYFTISLLFWYTGLVPDLASVRDRCKNRIRKFVYTILSLGWRGQARQWNHYEMVYLLLAALSTPLVLSVHSIVSFDFAVSILPGWHTTIFPPYFVAGAIFSGFAMVVTLLVIAREVFKLKKYITLYHLENMNKIMLLTGMMVGYAYLMELFIAWYSGNLYERFIFLNRVSGPFAWAYWIMMSCNVLTPQIFWVKKWRRSVPVMFVASLLVNIGMWFERFTIIVTSLNNDFLPSSWDSYYPTRYDWGITLGAFGFFFTFFLLFCRFMPTIAMFEVKSIMKIGRKEARAEMYAGVVARTD from the coding sequence ATGGAAATCAAGGACGGAAAAATCGTCAAGGAACCTCTCGTCGCACCGGACTTAACGTTGGCGGATGTCAATAAAGACGTCTGCAATCCGCTGGAGACCTTTCCAACCAAAAAATGGTATGTCTGCCTGGTCCTCTCACTCTCGGCGCTCCTTGTGGGGGGGGTGATGGTTTGGGGCCTTATCGGCAAAGGGATCGGCGTCACGGGCTTGAATCAACCGGTGGGATGGGGGGCCTTCGACATCACCAACTTCGTCTTCTGGATCGGTATCGGCCATGCGGGGACGCTGATCTCCGCCATCCTCTACCTCTTCCGCCAAAAATGGCGGACCGCCATCAACCGTTCCGCCGAGGCGATGACCATCTTTGCCGTGATGACCGCCGGGCTTTTTCCCCTGCTTCATGTAGGGCGGCAATGGTACGCCTTCTGGCTCCTCCCTTATCCAAACCAGCGCGAACTCTGGGTCAACTTCCGCTCACCCCTTTTGTGGGATGTCTTCGCCGTCTCCACCTATTTCACCATCTCGCTTTTGTTCTGGTATACGGGGCTGGTGCCCGACCTCGCCTCGGTGCGCGACCGGTGCAAAAACCGGATTCGAAAATTCGTCTACACAATTCTCTCTCTCGGCTGGCGTGGGCAGGCCAGGCAGTGGAACCACTACGAGATGGTCTATCTCCTTTTGGCCGCCTTGAGCACCCCGCTGGTTCTTTCGGTGCACTCGATTGTAAGTTTTGATTTCGCGGTTTCCATCCTGCCCGGATGGCACACGACCATCTTTCCCCCCTATTTCGTGGCGGGGGCCATTTTTTCCGGGTTCGCCATGGTGGTGACCCTTCTGGTCATCGCGCGGGAGGTATTCAAGCTCAAGAAATACATCACCCTCTATCATCTGGAAAACATGAACAAGATCATGCTCCTCACCGGAATGATGGTGGGCTATGCCTACCTGATGGAGCTGTTCATCGCCTGGTATTCGGGAAATCTCTACGAGCGTTTTATTTTTTTAAACCGTGTTTCGGGGCCGTTTGCGTGGGCCTACTGGATCATGATGAGTTGCAACGTGTTGACGCCGCAGATATTCTGGGTGAAAAAATGGCGGAGGTCGGTGCCGGTGATGTTTGTCGCTTCACTTTTGGTCAATATCGGCATGTGGTTTGAGCGCTTCACCATCATCGTCACCTCGCTCAACAACGACTTTCTGCCGTCGAGCTGGGACTCCTATTATCCCACGCGCTACGACTGGGGAATCACCCTCGGCGCCTTCGGATTCTTTTTTACCTTTTTTCTCCTGTTTTGCCGGTTCATGCCGACGATTGCCATGTTTGAGGTGAAGTCGATCATGAAAATCGGCCGGAAAGAGGCGCGGGCCGAAATGTACGCGGGAGTTGTCGCAAGGACGGATTAG
- the ctaD gene encoding cytochrome c oxidase subunit I — protein MAYDSNDHHKNYINAEKGIWSWMTTLDHKRIGVMYLFATMFFFAVGGIFAMLVRLELFKPGPFFSPDTYNKFFTLHGAIMVFMFIIPIIPAALGNFFLPIQIGAKDVAFPRLNLLSWYIFVTGSLLLVFSIVSGGVDTGWTFYTPYSIRTATSVILATLGVFVLGFSGILTGLNFVTTIHKLRAPGMTFHRMPLFLWAIYATAIIQVLATPVIGITTALLVMERVLHIGFFDPKLGGDPVLFQHFFWFYSHPAVYIMILPGMGIVSEVITAFSKKHIFGYHAVAYSSLAIAGISFIVWGHHMFVSSQSPLANFLFSLLTMLVAIPTAIKVFNWTATMYKGSISLKTPMLYALSFLFLFTIGGLTGLFLAAISVDVHLHDTYFIVAHFHYVMMGGTVMGLLAGLHYWWPKMFGRMYPEKWGKLSCALTFIGFNLTFFTQFWLGKMGMPRRYHDYLPEYTPLNIASTVGSWFIGAGMLIMFIYFIWSLFKGKRASENPWGGKTLEWTIESPPTTHNFHKEPVITTGPYEYGELKTTGEA, from the coding sequence ATGGCTTACGATTCAAACGATCATCACAAGAATTATATCAATGCAGAAAAGGGAATCTGGTCTTGGATGACCACCCTCGATCACAAGCGGATCGGGGTCATGTACCTGTTTGCAACCATGTTCTTTTTCGCCGTCGGCGGGATTTTTGCCATGCTTGTCCGGCTCGAATTGTTTAAGCCGGGCCCCTTCTTCTCGCCCGACACCTACAACAAATTTTTTACCCTTCACGGGGCCATCATGGTGTTCATGTTTATCATCCCGATTATTCCGGCCGCGCTGGGAAATTTCTTCCTTCCCATCCAGATCGGCGCCAAGGATGTCGCCTTCCCGCGGCTCAACCTCCTAAGCTGGTATATCTTTGTCACCGGGTCCCTGCTTTTGGTTTTCTCGATTGTCAGCGGCGGCGTGGATACCGGATGGACCTTCTACACCCCCTACAGCATTCGCACCGCCACCAGTGTCATTCTGGCGACTCTTGGCGTTTTCGTTTTGGGCTTTTCGGGTATTTTAACGGGGCTTAATTTTGTCACCACCATTCACAAACTGCGGGCTCCGGGGATGACTTTTCACCGGATGCCACTGTTTTTGTGGGCCATTTACGCCACCGCGATTATTCAGGTGCTGGCCACCCCCGTGATCGGCATCACCACCGCTCTTTTGGTGATGGAGCGGGTTTTGCACATCGGATTTTTCGACCCCAAGCTGGGGGGGGACCCGGTTTTGTTCCAGCACTTTTTCTGGTTTTATTCCCACCCGGCCGTCTACATCATGATCCTTCCCGGCATGGGCATCGTCAGCGAGGTCATCACCGCTTTTTCGAAAAAGCACATCTTCGGCTATCACGCCGTGGCCTATTCGAGCCTCGCCATCGCCGGCATCAGTTTCATCGTCTGGGGGCATCACATGTTTGTTTCCAGCCAGTCGCCGCTGGCCAATTTTCTTTTTTCGCTTTTGACCATGCTTGTGGCCATTCCCACCGCCATCAAGGTTTTCAACTGGACAGCGACCATGTACAAAGGCTCCATCTCGCTAAAGACGCCGATGCTTTATGCGCTTTCTTTTCTCTTCCTGTTTACGATCGGCGGCCTCACCGGACTTTTCCTGGCGGCCATTTCGGTTGACGTTCACCTGCACGATACCTATTTTATCGTGGCCCATTTCCATTATGTGATGATGGGGGGGACGGTCATGGGGTTGCTGGCCGGCCTTCACTACTGGTGGCCCAAGATGTTCGGGAGAATGTATCCGGAGAAGTGGGGAAAGCTTTCCTGTGCGCTCACTTTCATCGGATTCAACCTGACCTTCTTTACGCAGTTCTGGCTGGGCAAGATGGGGATGCCGCGGCGCTATCACGATTATCTCCCCGAATATACGCCGTTGAACATCGCTTCGACCGTCGGTTCATGGTTTATCGGCGCCGGAATGCTGATTATGTTCATCTACTTCATCTGGTCGCTCTTCAAGGGGAAAAGGGCCTCGGAGAACCCCTGGGGGGGAAAGACGCTGGAGTGGACCATCGAGTCCCCTCCCACGACGCATAACTTTCACAAAGAGCCGGTCATCACCACGGGACCCTACGAATACGGTGAGTTAAAAACAACAGGAGAAGCTTAA
- a CDS encoding DUF3341 domain-containing protein has translation MEKGLLAIFDHPDGLLSAVKKVRHLGVKKLDAFTPYAVHGLEQAVGLKRSWIPYATLGLGLTGWCLGFLFQAWTSAVDWPLNVGGKPLISWPAFIPITFESMVLIGGVLTTLILFAACRLPNMSRAALDPRLTDDRFGLFVDETDPCFDEAILRRLLKECHVEEIKNIAGARAGWFGR, from the coding sequence ATGGAAAAAGGACTACTAGCCATCTTCGACCACCCCGACGGCCTTTTGTCTGCGGTGAAAAAGGTCCGTCATCTGGGAGTGAAGAAACTCGACGCCTTTACGCCCTACGCCGTTCACGGCCTGGAACAGGCGGTGGGGCTCAAGCGTTCGTGGATCCCTTATGCCACTCTTGGTCTGGGGTTGACCGGCTGGTGCCTCGGTTTTCTTTTTCAGGCCTGGACCTCGGCTGTCGACTGGCCGCTCAATGTCGGCGGCAAACCGCTTATCTCATGGCCGGCCTTTATTCCCATTACCTTTGAATCCATGGTGTTGATCGGCGGTGTCTTGACCACGCTCATCCTGTTTGCCGCCTGTCGACTGCCGAACATGAGCCGGGCGGCGCTCGATCCGCGCCTGACGGACGACCGTTTCGGCCTTTTCGTGGACGAAACCGATCCCTGTTTCGACGAAGCCATCCTTCGCCGTCTTTTAAAGGAGTGCCATGTCGAGGAGATTAAAAATATTGCCGGCGCTCGTGCTGGCTGGTTTGGCCGCTAG
- a CDS encoding TAT-variant-translocated molybdopterin oxidoreductase has product MVKNMEQTEKKYWGSIEELERLPAYTMSLGKEFVAPPEEQVVTEMERRSFLKVMGASLLLAGTACSRRPVEKIIPYVNQPEEIIPGTADHYASTCGECSASCGLLVKTREGRPIKLEGNDRHPMNRGRLCARGQASILNLYDPDRLKNPVKMPRGNGAFRNLSWAEADRQIKDHLAKTTRGVTKDSGAKIYLLTGTITSPSTRRLMADFMASVGSADASGVATHVEYEGVVPEEVALGQEAAYGQKVTPRFRFDQASVIVSFGADFLGTWLSPVEFSAGFAKGRQVEKGQMSRLVVFESALSLTGSNADEYSAVTPGDELSIALSLAHEIIVKRGQSKYAKRTDVIQALNGYDVASVAKETGISEDSLRHTANSLLKARGHGIVLGGAIKGANSLALQVAVNLLNSALENDGATIDYSVAPSNQAESSFASLKNLIDEMNGGTVGALFIYNTNPLYSLPPSLNFGEALKKVPMVVTIADRINETALESDFVCPPSHYLEAWSDASPQKGIFSIAQPVIAPLYDTRSFQDSLIQWGSLPFASGYDYLREWWQDNIYPMAPAGGPSSVNSVLFSEKLADSLKAHSDHLVGGPAAFEGFWEETLKKGVFLTEPRDGEPDRLVPPRDLLDTATAVLPRRESLSDARDAATARDAAAYGLALYPSVSMFDGRSANIAWLQELPDPLSKITWDNYVSMAPRTAKELKIEEGDVVALHGKNFDMELPVHLQPKMHPRALMAAIGYGRRNAGRVGDNIGVDLSSLQEITGGLPQWGVLPVDSIRKTGIRQRLATTQGHPTVEGRPIIRETTFAEYQKNPHAGNPERETLPSLWPKHEYKDYRWGMAIDMNACIGCNACMVACQSENNIPTVGKEQVLKGREMHWIRVDRYYGGEADQPEMNFQPMLCQHCENAPCETVCPVLATMHNEEGLNVQVYNRCVGTRYCSNNCPYKVRRFNFLDFRGAISSPLELSLNPDVTVRTRGVMEKCTFCIQRIRTAKDKAKDEGRKPPGGKVRDGEILTACQQTCPTNAIVFGDINDPESLVSKMKKSPRGYHVLEDLNVGPQVTYLAKVRNSG; this is encoded by the coding sequence ATGGTGAAAAACATGGAACAAACAGAGAAAAAATATTGGGGGAGCATTGAGGAGCTGGAACGCCTCCCTGCCTATACGATGAGCCTCGGCAAGGAATTTGTCGCCCCGCCGGAAGAACAGGTCGTCACCGAGATGGAACGGCGCTCGTTTCTCAAGGTGATGGGGGCAAGCCTCCTTTTGGCCGGGACCGCCTGTTCGCGCCGTCCGGTGGAAAAGATCATCCCGTACGTGAACCAGCCGGAGGAAATCATCCCCGGAACGGCCGACCATTACGCCTCCACCTGCGGCGAGTGCTCCGCCTCCTGCGGCCTTCTGGTGAAAACCCGCGAGGGGCGGCCGATCAAGCTGGAAGGAAACGACCGGCATCCAATGAATCGGGGGCGCCTCTGCGCCCGCGGCCAGGCCTCCATTCTTAATCTGTATGATCCGGACCGGCTTAAAAATCCGGTGAAAATGCCGCGGGGGAACGGCGCCTTCAGGAACCTTTCATGGGCCGAGGCCGACCGGCAGATCAAAGATCATCTCGCCAAAACCACTCGTGGCGTAACCAAAGACAGCGGAGCAAAAATTTATCTCTTGACCGGAACGATCACCAGTCCCTCCACGCGCCGGCTGATGGCCGATTTTATGGCCTCTGTCGGATCTGCCGACGCCAGTGGCGTTGCCACCCATGTTGAATACGAGGGGGTCGTCCCGGAAGAGGTGGCGCTGGGGCAGGAGGCCGCCTACGGGCAAAAAGTAACCCCCCGTTTTCGCTTCGACCAAGCGAGCGTCATCGTTTCGTTTGGCGCCGATTTTCTTGGCACATGGCTCTCGCCGGTGGAATTTTCTGCCGGTTTTGCAAAAGGCCGGCAGGTGGAAAAAGGACAAATGTCGCGGCTTGTCGTTTTCGAATCGGCATTAAGCCTGACCGGATCGAATGCGGATGAATATTCTGCCGTCACACCGGGAGACGAGTTGAGCATCGCCTTAAGCCTCGCCCATGAGATCATCGTCAAGCGCGGACAATCGAAATATGCGAAACGAACCGATGTCATCCAGGCGTTGAACGGATACGATGTCGCATCGGTTGCGAAAGAAACGGGAATATCCGAAGACTCCCTGCGTCATACCGCGAACAGCCTGTTGAAGGCGCGCGGGCATGGAATTGTTTTGGGCGGAGCAATCAAGGGGGCAAACAGCTTGGCCCTGCAGGTGGCCGTCAATCTGCTTAATTCGGCTCTCGAAAACGACGGCGCTACCATTGATTATTCCGTTGCCCCCTCAAATCAGGCCGAAAGTTCGTTTGCCTCGCTTAAAAATTTGATCGACGAAATGAACGGGGGAACCGTCGGCGCCCTTTTCATCTATAATACGAACCCTCTCTACTCGCTTCCTCCCTCTTTGAATTTTGGAGAGGCGCTCAAAAAAGTGCCGATGGTCGTAACCATTGCCGACCGCATCAACGAAACAGCGCTCGAATCGGACTTTGTCTGTCCGCCGTCGCATTATCTGGAGGCATGGAGCGATGCGAGTCCGCAGAAAGGAATTTTCAGCATCGCCCAGCCGGTTATTGCCCCCCTTTACGACACCCGCTCGTTTCAGGATTCGCTCATCCAGTGGGGTTCCCTCCCTTTTGCAAGCGGTTACGATTATCTGCGTGAATGGTGGCAGGACAACATCTATCCGATGGCGCCCGCCGGTGGTCCTTCTTCTGTAAATTCTGTGCTTTTTTCGGAGAAGTTGGCGGACAGTTTGAAGGCCCATTCGGACCATTTGGTTGGCGGCCCTGCCGCCTTTGAGGGTTTTTGGGAAGAGACTCTCAAGAAAGGGGTCTTTCTCACAGAGCCCCGCGACGGTGAACCGGATCGTCTCGTTCCGCCGCGGGATCTCCTCGACACGGCGACGGCGGTTCTGCCGCGTCGTGAAAGTCTGTCAGACGCCAGGGACGCCGCCACCGCCAGGGACGCCGCCGCTTACGGCCTCGCGCTCTACCCATCCGTTTCGATGTTCGACGGGAGAAGCGCCAACATCGCCTGGTTGCAGGAACTCCCCGATCCGCTCTCAAAAATCACCTGGGATAATTACGTTTCGATGGCGCCGCGGACCGCCAAAGAACTTAAAATTGAAGAAGGGGATGTCGTCGCCCTTCATGGAAAAAATTTTGATATGGAACTCCCCGTTCATCTTCAGCCCAAAATGCACCCGCGGGCGCTGATGGCGGCCATCGGCTATGGGCGGAGAAATGCGGGGCGGGTGGGGGACAACATCGGTGTGGACTTAAGTTCTCTGCAGGAAATCACCGGGGGTTTGCCCCAATGGGGTGTCCTTCCCGTCGATTCGATCCGCAAAACGGGGATACGCCAACGCCTTGCAACCACGCAGGGGCATCCTACGGTTGAGGGGCGGCCGATCATCCGGGAGACCACCTTTGCCGAATATCAAAAGAACCCGCATGCGGGGAATCCGGAGAGAGAAACCCTTCCCAGCCTGTGGCCGAAACATGAATACAAAGATTACCGCTGGGGGATGGCCATCGACATGAACGCCTGCATCGGGTGCAATGCCTGCATGGTCGCCTGCCAGTCGGAAAACAACATCCCTACGGTGGGGAAGGAGCAGGTGCTCAAAGGGCGCGAGATGCACTGGATCCGGGTTGACCGTTACTACGGCGGCGAGGCGGATCAGCCCGAAATGAACTTCCAGCCGATGCTCTGCCAGCACTGCGAAAACGCCCCGTGCGAAACGGTCTGCCCCGTTCTGGCCACCATGCACAACGAGGAGGGGCTGAATGTTCAGGTTTACAACCGCTGTGTGGGGACCCGATACTGCTCCAACAACTGCCCCTACAAGGTGAGGCGCTTCAACTTCCTCGATTTTCGCGGCGCAATTTCTTCTCCCCTCGAGTTGTCGCTGAATCCCGACGTGACGGTGCGGACGCGCGGGGTGATGGAAAAATGCACCTTCTGCATTCAGAGAATCAGAACCGCAAAAGACAAGGCAAAGGACGAGGGACGAAAGCCACCAGGTGGCAAGGTGCGGGATGGGGAAATTCTCACCGCCTGCCAGCAGACCTGCCCCACAAACGCGATTGTTTTCGGCGACATCAACGATCCGGAAAGCCTCGTGTCGAAAATGAAAAAATCGCCGCGCGGCTATCATGTGCTGGAAGATCTGAATGTGGGGCCGCAGGTGACTTATTTGGCGAAGGTGCGGAATAGTGGATAG
- a CDS encoding cytochrome c → MSRRLKILPALVLAGLAASGVAACSDRSKPTFEFMPNMMDSPAVKAYEEPMRLPPEGAIPRGFAPYPYSVGEGETAGLELKNPLPFTKENIMKGQKVYNNTCIVCHGAKGDGNGSIVPKFPRPPALTSDKVANWPDGRIFHVITRGQNLMGSYASQIPPDDRWAAIHYVRALRRAAHPTGEDVEALKKELREGTYP, encoded by the coding sequence ATGTCGAGGAGATTAAAAATATTGCCGGCGCTCGTGCTGGCTGGTTTGGCCGCTAGCGGCGTGGCCGCCTGTAGCGACCGGTCCAAACCGACGTTCGAATTCATGCCGAACATGATGGATTCGCCCGCCGTCAAGGCCTACGAGGAGCCGATGCGCCTCCCGCCGGAGGGGGCCATTCCGCGGGGGTTTGCCCCTTATCCTTATTCGGTGGGGGAGGGGGAGACGGCGGGGCTGGAACTAAAAAATCCCCTGCCGTTCACCAAAGAAAATATCATGAAGGGACAGAAGGTGTACAACAACACCTGCATTGTCTGCCATGGGGCGAAGGGGGATGGAAACGGCTCGATTGTTCCCAAGTTTCCGCGGCCGCCGGCGCTCACCTCCGACAAGGTTGCAAACTGGCCCGACGGACGGATTTTCCATGTCATCACCCGCGGGCAAAATCTGATGGGATCCTACGCCTCCCAGATCCCGCCGGACGACCGTTGGGCGGCGATCCATTATGTACGTGCTCTCCGGCGCGCGGCGCACCCGACCGGGGAGGATGTGGAGGCGTTGAAGAAGGAATTGCGGGAAGGGACATATCCGTAA